Within Acidimicrobiia bacterium, the genomic segment GGGCGCCTACTACCAGCCAATTGATCAGCTTGAAAGCGCCAAAATAGTCGACCTAATAACCACAACCAACCAAACCCATTAGGAGCCAAAATGCCAGTACGTGAACCTGACGACATTCCAACGGATGACCCTCGACCCGATGACCTACGCCGAGCACCTTCGCTGGTGTTGGTGAATACCGGGAACGGGAAAGGTAAAAGTTCAGCTGCGGTAGGAGTTATCGTGCGATCTATCGCCCGAGGGTGGAAGGTGGGGATGATTCAGTTTCTGAAATCGGGCACCTGGAAAACCGGGGAAGAAAAAATCTGTCAACAAATAGGGGCCGAATGGTGGGCTATGGGCGAAGGGTTCACTTGGGATTCAGAAGATTTGACCCTGGACCAAGCCGTGGCTGCCCAGGCCTGGGAACACGCTAAAGGCCTTATAAATGCGGGCGACCATAACCTTATTGTGATGGATGAGGTCACGTACCCGCTGAACTGGAAATGGATCGACCTAGACGATTTCATCGCAACCATCGTCAATCGGCCAGAACATGTAAATATCATCTGCACCGGTCGCAACGCTCCCGAGGCGTTGGTGGAAATAGCCGACACCGTGACCGAAATGAAAGAAATCAAACACGCTTATGCCCAAGGCATCCGGGCCAAAAAAGGCATTGACTACTAGTCACCGGGCCCTGGCTATTTGGGGCACTAGTTCTGGCGCTGGGAAAAGCCTGATCACTACCGCGCTAGCGCGTTGGTACCAGCGCCAAGGCCTCAAAGTCATGCCGTTCAAAGCCCAGAACATGTCGAACCATGTAGCGATTATCGATGGCGGCGAGATGGGGGTTGCTCAATGGCTCCAAGCTTTAGCTGCCAACCAAACGCCTCGGGTGGAAATGAACCCGGTGCTGAGCAAACCACGTCCCGATGGCACCAGCCAGGTGGTGCTCTTGGGCCAGCTAAGCGAAAAGCTAACCCAACTGCCGTGGCGTGAGCGAGCATCACAAGTGTGGGACACCGTTCGGAAAGCCGCAGACGGCTTGGCCGAAGAAGCTGACCTTTTATTGGTTGAAGGGGCAGGTAGCCCGGCTGAAATTAACCTGGCCGATGTTGATTTGGCCAACCTCGCTATTGCGCGCCATCTGAATGCACCGGCACTGTTAATTAGCGATATTGACCGGGGCGGCGCCTTCGCTCATATCTACGGCACCTGGTCACTTCTGCCACGAGAACACAGAGCCCGGATCAAAGGCTTTGTGATGAACGGTTTTCGAGGCGATGCTTCCCTTTTGGCCCCTGGCCCGCAACGCCTAGGCCAGCTAACCGGGGTAGATAGCGTGGCGGTTATGCCATGGTTGGCGCACGAGCTACCCGAAGAAGACAGCGCCGGGAAACAGCGTAAAACCCCAGGGGAGAATGGCGCTACCGATTTGGAAGCAACCTTTGAGCTGCTGGCCGATGCTGTGGAAGAACATCTGGATTTGGATCTGTTACGC encodes:
- the cobO gene encoding cob(I)yrinic acid a,c-diamide adenosyltransferase translates to MPVREPDDIPTDDPRPDDLRRAPSLVLVNTGNGKGKSSAAVGVIVRSIARGWKVGMIQFLKSGTWKTGEEKICQQIGAEWWAMGEGFTWDSEDLTLDQAVAAQAWEHAKGLINAGDHNLIVMDEVTYPLNWKWIDLDDFIATIVNRPEHVNIICTGRNAPEALVEIADTVTEMKEIKHAYAQGIRAKKGIDY
- a CDS encoding cobyric acid synthase; translation: MTTSHRALAIWGTSSGAGKSLITTALARWYQRQGLKVMPFKAQNMSNHVAIIDGGEMGVAQWLQALAANQTPRVEMNPVLSKPRPDGTSQVVLLGQLSEKLTQLPWRERASQVWDTVRKAADGLAEEADLLLVEGAGSPAEINLADVDLANLAIARHLNAPALLISDIDRGGAFAHIYGTWSLLPREHRARIKGFVMNGFRGDASLLAPGPQRLGQLTGVDSVAVMPWLAHELPEEDSAGKQRKTPGENGATDLEATFELLADAVEEHLDLDLLRRFGGL